A genomic region of Micromonospora sp. NBRC 110009 contains the following coding sequences:
- a CDS encoding transporter has translation MIWLAWRQHRKQLLFTLLGFAALAALMIPIGLSMRHSFTELGLPNCISQLARAEVDPVTANGCDSAFRQFTNRYQSLNLVAVLLVALPVLVGLFWGAPLVAREVEHGTHRFAWTQGVGRTRWALVKFGLVVVVTVALAIGYGLGMAWWVSPLTQAAHEGRLGFIVFDLQGIAPIGYTLFAVALGIFAGTLWRRMLPAMGVTLAAFIGVRAAVAILARPHYQPARTLTFPIEGAEPLQEGRGNWVLASGVRNADGKMLAADTRIMCPTGAKAPDGGRCGADIGAGPGAYNWELYQPADRFWLFQWIETGIFVALAALLLYLALRRVRRIA, from the coding sequence ATGATCTGGCTGGCCTGGCGGCAGCACCGCAAGCAGCTGCTCTTCACCCTCCTCGGCTTCGCCGCGCTCGCGGCCCTGATGATCCCGATCGGCCTGTCGATGCGGCACAGCTTCACCGAGCTCGGGCTGCCGAACTGCATCAGTCAGCTGGCGCGTGCGGAGGTCGACCCGGTCACCGCGAACGGCTGTGACTCGGCGTTCCGCCAGTTCACCAACCGGTACCAGAGCCTGAACCTGGTGGCGGTCCTGCTCGTCGCCCTGCCGGTGCTCGTCGGTCTGTTCTGGGGCGCCCCGCTGGTCGCCCGGGAGGTGGAGCACGGCACGCACCGGTTCGCCTGGACGCAGGGCGTCGGCCGGACGCGGTGGGCCCTGGTGAAGTTCGGCCTGGTCGTCGTGGTCACGGTGGCCCTGGCAATCGGCTACGGACTGGGCATGGCCTGGTGGGTCAGCCCGCTGACCCAGGCCGCGCACGAGGGCCGCCTCGGCTTCATCGTCTTCGACCTGCAGGGCATCGCCCCGATCGGCTACACCCTCTTCGCGGTGGCGCTGGGCATCTTCGCCGGCACCCTCTGGCGCCGGATGCTGCCCGCCATGGGCGTCACCCTGGCCGCGTTCATCGGGGTCCGGGCGGCGGTGGCGATCCTGGCCAGACCGCACTACCAGCCCGCCCGCACCCTCACCTTCCCGATCGAGGGGGCCGAACCGCTGCAGGAGGGCCGGGGCAACTGGGTCCTCGCCAGCGGGGTGCGCAACGCCGACGGAAAGATGCTGGCGGCCGACACCCGGATCATGTGCCCGACGGGCGCCAAGGCCCCGGATGGCGGTCGCTGCGGGGCCGACATCGGCGCCGGACCCGGCGCCTACAACTGGGAGCTCTACCAGCCGGCGGACCGGTTCTGGCTGTTCCAGTGGATCGAGACCGGCATCTTCGTCGCCCTCGCCGCCCTCCTGCTCTACCTCGCCCTCCGCCGCGTCCGCCGCATCGCCTGA
- a CDS encoding RlpA-like double-psi beta-barrel domain-containing protein, translating into MRVQRKHVLAGGVAVVAAAVVAVGTGFGFADTTPVRPSACQGSVTFSAEGGTPAATSDRFPAGTRLRVTNLDNGKAATVTVTGPSGSCVLLNAAAMDLVREPGKNVIRRNVVERLDGPAAQPAQPARPGAGETRPGNAQPATAAQPGGAAQPGGAAGRTVCGGPITFSGEAGAPTATSGQFPAGTRLRVTNLDNGRAVTVTVTGPSGSCVLLNAAAMDLIREPGKNLVRRNVVELLG; encoded by the coding sequence GTGAGGGTGCAGCGGAAGCACGTACTGGCGGGTGGTGTGGCGGTGGTCGCCGCGGCGGTGGTGGCGGTCGGCACCGGATTCGGCTTCGCCGACACCACGCCGGTCCGGCCGAGCGCGTGCCAGGGGTCGGTCACGTTCTCGGCCGAGGGCGGGACGCCGGCGGCGACGAGCGACCGGTTTCCGGCGGGCACCCGGTTGCGGGTGACCAACCTGGACAACGGCAAGGCGGCGACGGTGACGGTGACCGGTCCGTCGGGCAGTTGCGTGCTGCTCAACGCCGCCGCGATGGACCTGGTCCGGGAGCCGGGCAAGAACGTGATCCGGCGCAACGTGGTCGAACGCCTCGACGGACCGGCGGCGCAGCCCGCCCAGCCCGCCCGGCCGGGCGCTGGCGAGACCCGGCCGGGAAACGCTCAGCCGGCCACCGCTGCTCAGCCGGGCGGCGCTGCTCAGCCGGGCGGCGCGGCCGGCCGGACCGTGTGCGGCGGTCCGATCACGTTCTCGGGCGAGGCCGGCGCTCCGACGGCGACCAGCGGCCAGTTCCCGGCGGGGACCCGGTTGCGGGTGACCAACCTGGACAATGGCAGGGCGGTGACCGTGACGGTGACCGGCCCCTCGGGCAGCTGCGTCCTGCTCAACGCGGCCGCGATGGACCTCATCCGCGAGCCCGGCAAGAACCTGGTCCGCCGCAACGTGGTGGAACTGCTCGGCTGA